The following are encoded in a window of Arcobacter arenosus genomic DNA:
- a CDS encoding gamma-glutamyltransferase family protein encodes MNKNLPKTQTSKNGMVISPHFAASDAGLEILKQGGNALESTIAVASSLAIHYPHMTGIGGDAFWLVYDPQEGVSFIEASGYSGFDVNMSQYEGLKTIPFRGRLAANTAAGAVSAWDLAFKKSKNEWSGTMPESKLVEEAVNSAKNGIVVTKSLSDTLEEKKEELFVDEYFAEVYYPNGNIPKEGEKLVQEKLGNTLEKLGTNGFDDFYRGSLAKDISDDFESRDGLISQKDLSEHHASWNKPLEMKISKGKLFNASAPTQGVASLMILGLFDRWCEKLPQKDSANHVHLLVEATKIAFKHRDKMDTSSSPEELQKWLEPEYLDKLSLELDLEKALPWGENAAPGDTTWFGVSDSKGRIVSAIQSIYHEFGSGLTLPNTGIVWQNRGCSFALDSTHIQALEPHKKPFHTLNPAIALFDDGRVMAYGTMGGDGQPQTQAAVFSRYAYYDEDLSACINNPRWLLGRTWGNSSQSLKLESRFDEELINELKQKGHDVEILKDLDSAVGHAGALVYHPSKTIEGAFDPRSDGKASSF; translated from the coding sequence ATGAATAAAAATTTACCAAAAACTCAAACTTCAAAAAATGGTATGGTGATTTCACCCCATTTTGCAGCTTCAGATGCTGGACTAGAGATTTTAAAGCAAGGTGGAAATGCCCTAGAATCAACAATTGCAGTTGCCTCTTCTTTAGCGATTCATTACCCACATATGACAGGGATTGGTGGAGATGCTTTTTGGTTAGTTTATGACCCACAAGAGGGAGTTAGTTTTATTGAAGCTTCTGGATACTCTGGTTTTGATGTGAATATGAGCCAATATGAGGGCTTAAAAACAATTCCTTTTAGGGGAAGATTAGCTGCAAATACAGCTGCTGGTGCAGTTTCTGCTTGGGATTTAGCTTTTAAAAAAAGTAAAAATGAATGGTCTGGAACAATGCCAGAATCAAAACTTGTAGAAGAAGCAGTAAATTCTGCAAAAAATGGAATAGTTGTAACAAAATCTTTGAGTGATACTTTAGAAGAGAAAAAAGAAGAATTATTTGTAGATGAATATTTTGCAGAAGTTTATTATCCAAATGGAAATATTCCTAAAGAGGGTGAAAAACTTGTTCAAGAAAAACTTGGAAATACTTTAGAAAAACTTGGAACAAATGGTTTTGATGATTTTTACAGAGGTAGTTTAGCAAAAGATATTTCAGATGATTTCGAAAGTAGAGATGGTTTAATTTCACAAAAAGATTTAAGTGAACACCATGCTTCTTGGAATAAACCTTTGGAAATGAAAATAAGCAAAGGGAAACTTTTTAATGCTTCTGCTCCAACACAAGGTGTTGCATCACTTATGATTTTAGGACTTTTTGATAGATGGTGTGAAAAACTCCCCCAAAAAGATTCGGCAAATCATGTACATCTATTAGTTGAAGCAACAAAAATCGCTTTTAAACACAGAGATAAAATGGATACTAGTTCAAGCCCTGAAGAGTTACAAAAATGGTTAGAGCCAGAATATTTAGATAAATTAAGTTTAGAACTTGATTTAGAAAAAGCACTTCCTTGGGGAGAAAATGCAGCACCTGGGGATACAACTTGGTTTGGTGTTTCAGATAGTAAAGGTAGAATTGTAAGTGCAATACAAAGTATTTACCATGAGTTTGGGAGTGGGTTAACTCTTCCAAATACTGGAATAGTTTGGCAAAACAGAGGTTGTAGTTTCGCTTTAGATTCAACTCATATTCAAGCTTTAGAGCCACATAAAAAACCATTTCATACTTTAAATCCTGCAATTGCATTATTTGATGATGGAAGAGTTATGGCTTATGGAACTATGGGTGGTGATGGTCAACCTCAAACACAAGCCGCTGTTTTTTCTAGGTATGCATATTATGATGAAGACTTGTCAGCTTGTATAAATAATCCAAGATGGTTACTTGGAAGAACTTGGGGAAATTCATCACAAAGTTTAAAATTAGAGTCAAGGTTTGATGAAGAGTTAATTAATGAGTTAAAACAAAAAGGTCATGATGTAGAGATATTAAAAGATTTAGATTCTGCAGTTGGACATGCAGGGGCTTTAGTTTATCATCCTTCTAAAACAATAGAAGGGGCATTTGACCCAAGAAGTGATGGAAAAGCTTCAAGCTTTTAA
- a CDS encoding sulfite exporter TauE/SafE family protein, which produces MNELLILIPILLASGVVAGLLAGLLGVGGGIVIVPMLYHIFIYMNIDISIAMPLAIGTSLSTIVVTSIISARSHHKKGGIDWDLAKRWIPFVILGVLIGAFSSKFIDGTNLKFMFGILLLVVSLHMIVSSFKSLVIASSLPGNFGQSIFAVLLGGFASLLGIGGGTLMVPLLSLFSFPIHRAVSTASLFGLIISIPATIGYIIVGWNVENLPFASTGYVNWLAFAVLVPMTMFFAPYGVKLAYKLNVKQLKLAFSIFLLCVGLKMVLV; this is translated from the coding sequence ATGAATGAATTATTAATTTTAATCCCTATTTTACTTGCAAGTGGAGTAGTTGCTGGTTTATTAGCAGGATTATTAGGTGTTGGTGGTGGAATTGTAATTGTTCCAATGTTGTATCATATTTTTATATATATGAATATTGATATCTCTATTGCCATGCCTTTAGCTATTGGAACATCTTTATCAACTATTGTTGTAACTTCTATCATATCTGCACGTTCTCACCATAAAAAAGGTGGAATTGATTGGGATTTAGCAAAAAGATGGATTCCTTTTGTGATACTTGGAGTTTTAATTGGAGCCTTTTCATCTAAATTTATAGATGGAACAAATTTAAAATTTATGTTTGGTATTTTGCTTTTAGTTGTATCTTTACATATGATTGTTAGTAGTTTCAAAAGTTTAGTTATTGCATCATCTTTACCTGGTAACTTTGGACAATCAATTTTTGCAGTACTTCTTGGTGGCTTTGCTTCATTATTAGGAATTGGCGGGGGAACTTTAATGGTTCCATTATTATCACTTTTTTCTTTTCCAATTCATAGGGCTGTTAGTACAGCTTCTTTATTTGGACTTATTATTAGTATCCCTGCAACAATTGGGTATATAATTGTTGGTTGGAATGTTGAAAATCTTCCTTTCGCTTCAACAGGTTATGTAAACTGGTTAGCTTTTGCAGTTTTAGTTCCTATGACTATGTTTTTTGCTCCTTATGGGGTTAAGTTAGCATATAAATTAAATGTAAAACAGCTAAAACTAGCATTTTCTATATTTTTATTGTGTGTTGGATTAAAGATGGTTTTAGTATAA
- a CDS encoding ketopantoate reductase family protein → MNIVVIGAGGIGAFYGMILDKVGCNLTFVARNETLEFLKNNKMKVTYQNEVMEKKIDTYSIDELINKFKPEDIDAVFIATKAMSTEQISKKLSSWTENSSNIPYYISLQNGVENEDIMEKYYKKEYVIGGLTRLIVSHTISLGHVHCEGEVQTLLGALNHTNENKKFLDELKLILDKTGTTTFVCEDIRLELWNKLIINNGVNAICALVQEESGPLIRDEKTSKLIYGLMSEAAKASNAVGVNLTQDDAKKMFELMTNFQSVKPSMWVDTENNRDLELDEICGVVIRNCEKQGLDAPYTRTISTLLEFVYNKKRAKIKA, encoded by the coding sequence ATGAATATTGTAGTGATTGGTGCAGGTGGAATAGGTGCATTTTATGGAATGATTCTAGACAAAGTAGGGTGTAATTTAACCTTTGTTGCTAGAAATGAAACCCTTGAGTTTTTGAAAAATAATAAAATGAAAGTAACTTATCAAAATGAAGTTATGGAAAAGAAAATTGATACTTATTCAATTGATGAATTAATAAATAAATTTAAACCAGAAGATATTGATGCAGTTTTTATAGCAACAAAAGCAATGAGTACAGAGCAAATCTCAAAAAAACTTAGCTCTTGGACAGAAAATAGTTCTAATATTCCTTATTATATCTCTTTACAAAATGGCGTTGAAAATGAAGATATAATGGAAAAATATTACAAAAAAGAGTATGTAATAGGTGGATTAACTAGACTTATTGTATCCCATACAATCTCTTTAGGTCATGTTCATTGTGAGGGTGAAGTTCAAACTTTACTTGGAGCTTTAAACCATACAAATGAAAATAAAAAATTTCTAGATGAGTTAAAATTGATTCTTGATAAAACAGGAACAACAACTTTTGTTTGTGAGGATATTAGATTAGAGCTTTGGAATAAACTTATAATTAATAATGGGGTTAATGCAATTTGTGCTTTAGTTCAAGAAGAATCAGGACCATTAATAAGAGATGAAAAAACATCAAAGTTAATCTATGGACTTATGAGTGAAGCAGCAAAAGCTTCAAATGCTGTTGGGGTAAATCTTACACAAGATGATGCAAAAAAGATGTTTGAACTTATGACAAACTTCCAATCAGTAAAACCATCTATGTGGGTTGATACTGAAAATAATAGAGATTTAGAACTTGATGAAATTTGTGGGGTTGTTATTAGAAATTGCGAAAAACAAGGGCTTGATGCACCATATACAAGAACTATTTCTACTCTTCTAGAGTTTGTATATAATAAAAAAAGAGCTAAAATAAAGGCATAA
- a CDS encoding DUF2237 family protein — MQTNLYDKPLIVCSTSPMTGFFRDGTCRVSFDDQGSHSVCAIMTDEFLEFSKSRGNDLSTPMPNYGFKGLKAADKWCLCALRWKEAYEAGCAPKIDGHATSNQAIKFIPKDILLKFSVN, encoded by the coding sequence ATGCAAACAAATTTATATGATAAACCATTAATAGTATGTTCAACTTCTCCTATGACAGGTTTTTTTAGAGATGGGACATGTAGAGTATCTTTTGATGACCAAGGAAGTCATAGTGTTTGTGCTATTATGACCGATGAGTTTTTAGAATTTTCAAAATCTAGAGGAAATGATTTATCAACACCTATGCCAAATTATGGTTTCAAAGGATTAAAAGCAGCAGATAAATGGTGTTTATGTGCTTTAAGATGGAAAGAAGCTTATGAAGCAGGGTGTGCACCAAAGATTGATGGCCACGCTACTTCAAATCAAGCAATAAAATTTATTCCTAAAGATATTCTTTTAAAGTTTAGTGTAAATTAA
- the purT gene encoding formate-dependent phosphoribosylglycinamide formyltransferase: MKFTAPIKSDSIKIMLLGSGELGKEVVIEAQRLGIETIAVDSYNNAPAQLVANKAYTINMKNKNEVLDVIRREKPTYILPEVEAINIQALFDAENEGFHVIPNADAVNKTMNRKNIRQFAAEELKVKTGPYEFVSSFEELKKAASNMGFPCVIKPVMSSSGHGQSVAKSEADLESSWEIAKEARGDASELIVEAFIKFDYEITMLTVRNEKQTVFCEPIGHIQQDGDYIFSWQPMQMSEKAKENAQRIAKTVTDGLGGRGIFGVEMFVQGDEVFFSEVSPRPHDTGMVTMITQSQSEFALHVRAVLGLPLDYIDYGCGASAAYKAKDDTFNPIVEIEDGAFTKNSFVRVFGKPQSHVGRRMAVALTFDKDSSQKALEVSKEIISKFSDC, translated from the coding sequence ATGAAATTTACTGCACCTATTAAATCTGATTCCATAAAAATCATGCTTCTTGGAAGTGGAGAACTTGGAAAAGAGGTTGTGATTGAAGCACAAAGATTAGGTATTGAAACAATTGCTGTTGATAGTTACAATAATGCTCCTGCACAATTAGTTGCAAATAAAGCATATACTATAAATATGAAAAATAAAAATGAAGTATTAGATGTAATTAGAAGGGAAAAACCTACGTATATTTTACCTGAGGTTGAAGCTATTAATATTCAAGCTTTATTTGATGCAGAAAATGAAGGTTTTCATGTAATCCCTAATGCTGATGCTGTTAATAAAACAATGAATAGAAAAAACATCAGACAGTTTGCAGCAGAAGAATTAAAAGTAAAAACTGGGCCATATGAATTTGTAAGTAGTTTTGAAGAGCTTAAAAAAGCAGCTTCAAATATGGGATTTCCTTGTGTAATCAAACCTGTAATGAGTAGTTCAGGACATGGTCAAAGTGTTGCAAAAAGTGAAGCTGATTTAGAATCTTCTTGGGAAATTGCTAAAGAAGCTAGAGGTGATGCTAGTGAATTAATAGTTGAAGCCTTTATCAAATTTGATTATGAGATTACAATGCTTACAGTTAGAAATGAAAAACAAACAGTATTTTGTGAACCAATTGGTCATATTCAACAAGATGGTGACTATATCTTTTCATGGCAACCAATGCAAATGAGTGAGAAAGCAAAAGAAAACGCTCAAAGAATCGCAAAAACAGTAACTGACGGTTTAGGTGGTAGAGGTATTTTCGGTGTTGAGATGTTTGTTCAAGGGGATGAAGTATTCTTTAGTGAAGTAAGTCCAAGACCTCATGATACAGGTATGGTTACTATGATTACTCAATCTCAAAGTGAATTTGCACTACATGTAAGAGCAGTTTTAGGATTGCCTTTAGATTACATCGATTATGGATGTGGAGCAAGTGCTGCATATAAAGCGAAAGATGACACTTTTAATCCAATAGTAGAGATTGAAGATGGTGCTTTTACAAAAAATAGTTTTGTAAGAGTATTTGGGAAACCACAATCTCATGTTGGAAGAAGAATGGCTGTTGCTTTAACTTTTGATAAAGACTCAAGTCAAAAAGCACTTGAAGTTTCAAAAGAGATTATCTCTAAATTTTCAGATTGCTAG
- a CDS encoding glucosaminidase domain-containing protein, which produces MKVILKISFVFSLLLVSLKATGFPENYYKLPLSEKKKYFFEYFVGQIELENRKILKEREFIKSLMGKKDLSEDSFEYKKLQELQIKYKVLEIYDYTEFLRRIDIVPPSLALAQAATESGWGTSRFFKKANNIFGHWTYNPKIGMVPLRRQTGKKHFIRVFPTLHDSIAAYMKNLNRTGAYYEFRAKRRAMRLKKEFIDGMKLAKTMTKYSGIGHDYVKILQSIIRKNNLAHYDKEFFIMIRNERMLNLH; this is translated from the coding sequence ATGAAGGTGATTTTAAAAATAAGTTTTGTTTTTAGTTTGCTTTTGGTTTCACTGAAAGCTACAGGATTCCCTGAAAATTACTATAAGCTTCCATTATCTGAAAAGAAAAAATATTTCTTTGAATACTTTGTAGGTCAAATAGAATTAGAAAATAGAAAAATTTTAAAAGAAAGGGAGTTTATTAAATCTTTAATGGGAAAAAAAGATTTATCGGAAGACTCTTTTGAATATAAAAAGCTTCAAGAACTTCAAATAAAATATAAAGTTTTAGAAATTTATGATTACACTGAATTTTTAAGAAGAATTGATATTGTCCCCCCATCACTTGCCTTAGCACAAGCTGCAACAGAAAGTGGTTGGGGAACAAGTAGATTTTTTAAAAAAGCAAATAATATCTTTGGACACTGGACATATAATCCAAAAATTGGAATGGTACCATTAAGAAGACAAACAGGGAAAAAACATTTTATTAGAGTTTTCCCCACTTTACACGACTCTATTGCTGCATATATGAAAAACCTAAACAGAACGGGGGCTTATTATGAATTTAGAGCAAAAAGAAGAGCAATGAGATTAAAAAAAGAGTTTATTGATGGGATGAAGCTAGCAAAAACCATGACAAAATACTCTGGAATTGGTCACGACTATGTTAAAATTCTACAATCAATTATTAGAAAAAACAATCTAGCACATTATGACAAAGAATTTTTTATTATGATAAGAAACGAAAGAATGTTAAATTTACACTAA
- the dapF gene encoding diaminopimelate epimerase codes for MTYTKYSASGNDFVIFHSFVEKDFTEDAIKLCNRTEGIGADGFVAVLPCDGADFKWQFRNSDGSDAAMCGNATRAVAHYAYNNNLAPAHMKFLTEAGLIESKVDGNIVETQMTEPKIIKEPFEQEGFTWFLIDTGVPHLVALTDDLNNYDHDLCAKMRYEHNANVNFAKVENTPSGKIIKVRTYERGVEGETLACGTGMVACFLRALDLGLVEEKTFVYPKSGEELTISKINGKVYFKGAVKKVFTATI; via the coding sequence ATGACATATACAAAATATAGTGCCAGTGGAAATGATTTTGTGATTTTTCACTCTTTTGTTGAAAAAGATTTTACAGAAGATGCAATAAAACTTTGTAATAGAACAGAGGGTATTGGAGCAGATGGATTTGTTGCTGTTTTACCTTGTGATGGTGCAGATTTCAAATGGCAATTTCGAAATAGTGATGGAAGTGATGCTGCAATGTGCGGTAATGCAACAAGAGCTGTTGCTCACTATGCATACAACAACAACCTTGCACCTGCACATATGAAATTTTTAACAGAAGCTGGACTAATTGAGTCAAAAGTTGATGGTAATATTGTTGAAACACAAATGACTGAACCAAAAATCATAAAAGAGCCTTTTGAACAAGAAGGTTTTACTTGGTTTTTAATTGATACAGGAGTTCCACATTTAGTTGCACTAACAGATGATTTAAATAATTATGACCACGATTTATGTGCAAAAATGAGATATGAACACAATGCAAATGTAAACTTTGCAAAAGTTGAAAATACACCAAGTGGTAAAATAATTAAAGTTAGAACTTATGAAAGGGGTGTTGAAGGGGAAACTTTAGCATGTGGAACTGGTATGGTTGCATGTTTTTTAAGGGCCCTTGATTTAGGCCTTGTAGAAGAAAAAACTTTTGTTTACCCAAAAAGTGGCGAAGAATTAACTATTTCTAAAATAAACGGCAAAGTATATTTCAAAGGTGCTGTTAAAAAAGTATTTACGGCTACTATTTAA
- the coaE gene encoding dephospho-CoA kinase (Dephospho-CoA kinase (CoaE) performs the final step in coenzyme A biosynthesis.): protein MNNDFFKHAIALTGGIATGKSTVCNLFKLHGFLTIDADKIAHRLLDENSGKIATMFGEEYVENGKVIRKELGKIIFSNEENKLKLEALLHPLIKDEIYKESRVFEEQGKPYFIDIPLFFEKMHYPIPKSLVVYTPKELQIKRLMDRDNIKEEEAKLKISNQMDIEEKKQLADLIIDNSSNLKNLQKEVERVIGEIL from the coding sequence ATGAATAATGATTTTTTTAAACACGCAATAGCCTTAACAGGTGGAATTGCAACAGGTAAAAGTACAGTTTGTAACCTTTTTAAACTTCATGGTTTTTTAACAATTGATGCAGATAAAATTGCACATAGACTCCTTGATGAAAATAGTGGAAAAATTGCCACTATGTTTGGTGAAGAGTATGTTGAAAATGGAAAAGTTATAAGAAAAGAGTTAGGTAAAATAATATTTTCAAATGAAGAGAACAAACTAAAACTTGAAGCTTTACTTCATCCTTTAATCAAAGATGAGATTTACAAAGAATCAAGGGTATTTGAAGAACAGGGAAAACCTTACTTTATTGATATACCTTTATTTTTTGAAAAAATGCACTATCCAATCCCAAAATCATTAGTAGTTTACACACCAAAAGAGTTACAAATAAAAAGGCTTATGGATAGAGACAATATAAAAGAAGAAGAAGCAAAGCTAAAGATTTCAAACCAAATGGATATTGAAGAAAAAAAACAATTAGCAGATTTAATTATTGATAACTCATCAAATCTTAAAAACCTTCAAAAAGAAGTTGAAAGAGTTATAGGGGAGATTTTATGA
- a CDS encoding spermidine synthase, with the protein MRDSQAYNEMMVHTPLCTHKEANKVLVIGSNSKDLEKEASKHTANFEFGDLSILTSKNEKDIDVIIFTDVQLDEMILANIERVLCDDGLITFSSASFSKDEEKLKKDLELVGSKFWIAMPFKFGHETSILASKKYHPTADIVLQRSDLLVDLEYYSTEIQHASFVFPAAQHKALTGIAKR; encoded by the coding sequence ATGAGAGACTCTCAAGCATATAATGAAATGATGGTACATACGCCATTGTGTACACATAAAGAAGCAAATAAAGTATTAGTTATTGGTTCAAATAGTAAAGACCTAGAAAAAGAAGCTTCAAAGCATACAGCAAATTTTGAATTTGGTGACCTTTCTATTTTGACTTCTAAAAATGAAAAAGATATTGATGTAATTATCTTCACAGATGTACAACTTGATGAAATGATTTTAGCAAATATTGAAAGAGTACTTTGTGATGATGGATTAATTACATTCTCAAGTGCAAGCTTTTCAAAAGATGAAGAAAAATTAAAAAAAGATTTAGAATTAGTTGGTTCAAAATTTTGGATTGCTATGCCATTTAAATTTGGTCATGAGACATCAATTTTAGCTTCTAAAAAGTATCACCCAACAGCTGATATTGTATTACAAAGATCTGATTTATTAGTTGATTTAGAATATTATTCAACTGAAATTCAACACGCTTCATTTGTATTCCCAGCTGCTCAACACAAAGCATTAACTGGTATCGCAAAAAGATAA